tggtttctttgggccggccctgtggcttagcggttaagtgcgtgcgctccgccactggcagcccgggttcggatcccgggcgcgcactgacgcaccacttctccgaccatgctgaggccacgtcccacatacaacaactagaaggatgtgcaactatgacatacaactatctactggggctttggggaaaaaaaaaggaggaggattggcaatagatgttagctcagagccggccttcctcaggaaaaaaaaaaaaagaggaggattagcaccgatgttagctcggggctgatcttcctcacaaaataaataaataaataaataaataaaaaataaaataaaatacaaaattaaaaaatatatatatatggtttcttttctacaatatggcttcccttatgtcaaacttgtgttgagctggtattaGTAAGAGTTTTAACATGTGTCTCAAAAATATGGATTTCAAGAGATGCATCCCACCTAATAATAATTTAATTGCCAAGGTCAGTTAAGTTTGCCACTTTTTTTGTTCACCTTGGTTGGTAAGGCATTCTAAGAACAGGCTTCTCAAAACCCATCTCCTCCCCACTGTTCTGCCCCAAATACCCTCCACTCCCACaaaagcctgccctgggagattTCAAAGCTGATGGGAAGGAAAGTGTTTATTTGAAGTGGGATATTTAGCAGTGAAATTTAAACTTCGTGAAGGAAGTTTAAATTCAGTCCCTTGGTAACAGAAAATTTGCATAGCACAAGCGTAGAATGCAAATGGAAGTGAGCTGGGGGAAGGGTGGCTAGCAGATGCAGATTTGAAAATACAGCCCTCAAATCACATCCAACGACATGGGAGTAAAAATTTTGTTTGCAGCTAAGGAATTTAATTTATGtgatatttttaagagaaaagtcagcagtattttgtttcatttattgtaGGAAAAAAAGGCAGGTCTAGTGCCAAGACCTGGTGATCCAGAGACTTGAATTGTATGGAAACCACGCATGCAAGATTTACGTAATCTCTTTCTGTCATCCTCTCCCGAAAGGCAAAATGTCATAGAGCGCATGCCTAGGAAACAGCATATAGATCATCTGTTTCAGAAGTTGATCTATTCCTGACCCAAACTTGGCATTTGGATAGGAACCTGGAGGCTCTAAACCACTCATAGGCCTTTGTAGAGCCAAGGGTCTACCTGACCAGGGCCAAAATGGTGTGGTTTCAAGTATACCAAAAAGAACCACCTCACATCAGGGAAAGAAGACAAAATATTTCACTTTCTCTGATGTCTACAATTCTCGGAGTGTCTGGGCTAAAAGAGACTCTCACATAGTGCCTGTCATACTACTTGCCTCCTCAGTGGCTGCCATCTGTCCTACCTTTTCTACACTGATCTCATTTGTCATAATGCCCATGCCAGGCAGAATAGCACCCCCTCCCCTCAAAGAagaccatgacctaatcaccatAACCTGTGAATATGGTAGGTTACAGGCAAAGGACAATTCATgttgcagatagaattaaggttgctaagcAGCTGACCTTAAGACGAAGAAATTGTCTGGGTGGGGCCAATGTAATCACACAAGGCTGTTAAAAGACAaactaagagattaaaaattttaagtttaggaggctggcctggtggcatagtggttaagttggtgcgctctgctttggcggcctggggttggagggttcagatcccaggcgtggacctacacatcactcatcaagcgatgctgtggtggcgtcccatatacaaaatagaggaagtttggtgcagatgttagctcagggacaatcttcctcaagcaaaaagaggaggattggcagcagatgttaacccagggccgatcttcctcacaaaaaaatatttttttaagtttgagcAAAAATCGATTCAAATCAGGCAGCTCCAAACTGGAAGTAGTTAGGAGCGCTCCACTGTCAGGAGCCAAGGGAAAGACTTATAATAGTGACAAcagattctcacatattgaggtatatggggtagctattcgggttcaaaactgattcggcttggactaaaaagcctgacttacggCCTATCAAACattcattgtacatctgcttaaccattaaattAAAGAATGcattctcttaagataagaatgcatgcTTCCCTTCCTACAGGCTATTGGTAACATCCTATTGGTTACACCCTATGGTAATgcccctattggtaacgcccagATTAGTCCCTTccctgacatcagggtcatgttgacctgctaatttgtaACTGAAtaccttttgaaattttgatgaaaatgtatcctgggtgtgtttaatgtatgttctttgttctaaaaagatataagactgtactgaaaaccatgctttctAAGCCCTTCCCGAGTTACAATCCTcaccctggctcaagtaaactcacctaatttctcttatctatagaatggttattgattattttgtTGCATGACAATAGAGAAAGTGcagagcaaggaaaagaaattatttgaCTGGCTAGAGCTCAAAGCCTAAGTGACTGTGATTGGTTGTCTTTAGCGTTTTTAGTTtcataaccttgaggcatttacaggcttgGATTTTGGTTTGCTGCCTGggcattagagccacctcagtctaatggtCTGCTTGTTTAATTAACTTAGCAGGGCCTTACAAGTAGAAGAGGGGGGCAGAAAAGAGAGTAATGTGATGTGAGAAAGTCCCTTATTGGCCTTGAAGGTGGAAATGGGCACTAAGCCAAGGAAATGCcaccagcttctagaagctgaaaaagacaagaaaacagtctttcctagagcctccaagaaaggaatgcagccctgctcaCATTTTGATTTtaacccagtgagacccattcCAGACTTCTgaccagaactataagataataaatgtgtgtgttttaattgtgggaagaacacttaacatgagatctactctctcaacagatttttaaattaactgtAGGCACAATATTGTACAGCAGATCGCTAGTATTTATTCCTCTTGCGTAACTAAAACTTTATACTGGTTGAttacattgttttgttttaagccaccaagcttGTGGTGACTTGTTAGtatagcaataggaaactaatatagcacCTAATCCAGAAAATCTCTCCTGAATGGCAGTTCTGTCTTTAGGAGATCAAAACTGGCCATCTCAAAacatgtctctttaccttgattattttttctcatggacatttgacctcccccactaactgcatAAACAAATGTAACTCTGAGTATGGaaagactggcagggtcctcactaagcccattcttatcaaagttctgtttaccaaacatttacatttgtaaaggtttctccctctctgtactgggaagggggaaggggatgATCTTATCTCctgaaactcttatcagtatggaaggagaggacttaaatctgcatactcttgattgctgtgctttctggtaatctcctatagctgtgtcctccccatccccaacattctcctttgtctaCCTCAATATGCTACTAAAGGTGAAAAACCTCCCCCATTTGtccagaaactcagtttccctggtttctcccatggatatgctattaaactttgtttgattttctcctgctattccaTCTTATGTCAATTAATTTGTAgctcagccagaaaggacccagagtgtgTAGCGGAtactcttcctccccttcacgtCCAAGCACTGAAATGTtggccttctctctctccttgctgcccacctcacccctccccacctcctatCTACCACTTCCTTGAAGACAAGGACTGTGTCCCGTTTATGTCTCTATTTCTAGCCGCTAGAAAAGAGCCTAGTATTTACTAGGCACCAATCAACTGCTATCACGTCAAAATTAAACTTCTGATTCCTAGAGTTCATCTTGTTCTGCTAGGGATTAGTCAGTTACCTTTGCTAAGACTTCACGTGTGACAGGTCAAAAATGCTAGGTTTGCTTTTAGAAAGTATATACTTATTTGGGATCGTTTTTCCCTATTAACTCTTAAAtgtttggatattttcttttattgttttgcgAGGGTAGGGGCTTTGTCATTAAGAGGTTACAACTGGATTAGCTTTTATCAAGAAGGTCTGGGAACCACCAATTTCGAAACTATTTAGCAAGTGTTTAAGTACAGACTCCCGGTCCCTGCCCACAGCTGCTGAATCAGATTTCCTCACGTTTGGTTGCAGGAAGCTATGAACAAGTTCCCCTTGTGATTCTTTGGCACAATGCAATTTGGGATCAAACCAGCTGCCTCTAAGTTCCTACAGTTAGAAAAAacttatttgcttttctctttagaTTGTGAGCCTAGCTCCTCAAAGGCCAGTCCGGACCCCTAGCGACCTCTCAGTGAGAATCAGCGTCAGCCCAAAGCCTCCGGCCGGAGGGAGGAGAACCTGGAAAGGCTAGCTTCTTCCGAATCAGCATCCCGGGCCCACCGCGGCCCCTGCACACACACCGGCGCGCTGAGTCACCGCAGGAGCCCCCGGAAGGGGCAGCCACATCACACCCCAGGTGCTCCATCGGCTCGGGGACCGGAGTACGCGATGTCGCCACATCTCCGAGAAGGCGCGAAAGCCAGGGGGCAGCAACAGCAGCGCAGAGAGCAAAGTCCGAGCCTAAAAGCGGCTCCTGGTCAAGGCAGTCTGGCAGGGATACGGCAACCCAGCCCCACAAAGCTGTGAGCCCCGCCCGCCTGCCAGGCGCTGAAACCCCTATTGGCTCCGCCTGGCTCCGGATCCTCCTCTCGATCTCACCCACGCTGCCGCGACGGACGCTTCAGAACGGTGCACCAAGCGCCGCCGGAAATACTCCCCTGGGCGGAAGCTTCTGAGCGCGATATAGCGGAAGTGCCTTCTCTTCCGGCCTCTTTGGTCTCGGCCACAGAAGCGCGATGGTGAGTTGTTGGCATGCGCTAGCCGAATCGCTTTCCATCCTTGTCTCCTGCGACGTGGTCCCTGCTATTCTTGGGCGGCCCGCAAGGTTCCCGATAAGGGTGGCAGATGGGCAGGAAGGGGACTTGCGGCGCCCTTCGAGAGCCAGAAGAATGGCTCCTAACTATACTTGGGGGTGCCGAGCCTGCAGTCGTGGTTCTGGAGCCGCTCTAGGTCCCTTGCTTCCGTCTGATCTGTGGGGCGTCCGAACAGCCTTGCCCTTGGATGGGAACTGAGGGGCGAAGCGTGGTTTGGAAGGGTTTCTCTCTATGTAAGCAAAGGAATTCGTTGGTGGTGGTGCCTGGCGGGAGCCGATAGGATTTGGGGTAGGGGTAGTAGGAAAactactttatttcatttttcgccttttttccccccacccTTTTTAATGTAGCAGATTTCAATACTGAGCAGCTCTTGTGAAAGTCTTTAGATAACGTGAAATGCCGGTAGTGGTCTCAGATTTAGCATTTAAGAAAAGTTAGAAACGTCTCCCACGCTTGCAACGTTTATAATTGCATTTAAATCTTAGGCGTAGTATCTTTTCGTGAAAACGTCAGAATATGTATAGAAATTGCTAGATTTCGGAATCGTTGATTCGCCTTAATTTGCAGACGAAGGGAACGTCATCGTTTGGAAAGCGTCGCAACAAGACGCACACGTTGTGCCGCCGCTGTGGCTCTAAGGCCTACCACCTTCAGAAGTCGACCTGTGGCAAATGTGGCTACCCCgccaagaggaagagaaagtgtGAGTTGAATGTTTTCAGGCCGACTGCGTTAGGTGTTGGAAGGGATCGTGAGGTCTTAAGAACCGTCTCTTTTGCATTGTACCTGAGTGGGGCCTGGCTTGGGGCCTTATTTGGTACCTAACGTGAAACTTGAGCATCTGGATCCTGGTGAAGTGGGTTTAAAACCCAAGGAAGGACTCTTGAGTATACTGCCCAGTAGTGCCTACTAAGTGTGTGGGGAAAACCATTTAGAATCGTGCCTGAATTTGTGTTTTAGATAACTGGAGTGCCAAGGCTAAAAGGCGAAATACCACCGGGACCGGTCGAATGAGGCACCTAAAAATTGTGTACCGCAGATTCAGGTACGGTTTAATGTTTTAATTGTAATTGGTTCTGTGAGCTTGGATAAGAATCTCCTCGTTTATTTACTTGTGTAAAGTGAGGATACTACCCTATTAGTGGGGATAAGATGttggaagatatttttttcttctgccacAGTAACCTTCGGATCAATcgagattttattaatttttcagtaAACAGTGGTACGAGTTATGAGTGTCTAGA
The Diceros bicornis minor isolate mBicDic1 chromosome 20, mDicBic1.mat.cur, whole genome shotgun sequence genome window above contains:
- the RPL37 gene encoding large ribosomal subunit protein eL37 isoform X1, coding for MTKGTSSFGKRRNKTHTLCRRCGSKAYHLQKSTCGKCGYPAKRKRKYNWSAKAKRRNTTGTGRMRHLKIVYRRFRHGFREGTTPKPKRAAVAASSSS
- the RPL37 gene encoding large ribosomal subunit protein eL37 isoform X2; protein product: MTKGTSSFGKRRNKTHTLCRRCGSKAYHLQKSTCGKCGYPAKRKRKYNWSAKAKRRNTTGTGRMRHLKIVYRRFSKQWYEL